The window TATATTTTTTTCATTTTAAAATCCATAAACTATATCAGTATCCAAATTCTATTGCATAAAAAAGTTGTCATCTTAAACGTTGTATATCATAATAGACATATCAATGTCTTGGACTAACCTTGCATCATCACTTTGTAACAATGGGGAGGGAAACAGGTGCTAGTTTTAAAAAATGTAAATAAGATCTTCCATGATACTCATGCCGTTATGGATTTAAACCTTAGTCTTAAAAAAGGTGAGATTTACGGTTTACTCGGAGCTAATGGTGCCGGTAAAACAACAACCTTTCGAATGATTTTAGGACTTTATGAGCAGACGTCAGGTGAAATTAGTTGGGATAATCATCCGCTAAACGAATCCATTAATGATTTAATTGGTTATCTTCCAGAAGAACGTGCACTTCTTCAGAAATTAACAGTTAAAACTCAAGTCAGCTATCTTGCTATGCTAAAAGGAATGAGCGAAGATCAAATTGAAAAAGAACTTGATTATTGGCTTGAGAAGTTTGAAATCTCTCATTATAAAAACAAAAAAATTAAAGAATTATCAAAAGGAAATCAACAAAAAATCCAATTTATTTGCGCTATTATCCACAATCCCGAACTAATTATTCTAGATGAACCTTTCACAGGGTTAGACCCTATCAATTTAGAAATGATGAAAGAGGAAATTATTAATTTCAAAAACCAAGGTAAAACAATTATCTTCTCTTCTCATCGAATGGAACATATAGAGACACTTTGTGATCGTGTAACGATTCTTCGAAAAGGAAAAACGGTTCTACAAGGACATTTAAAAGAGATTAAACAACGTTACAATGCACGAAAAATCTTAATTCAAGGACAACTTGATTATGATTTTCTTAAGTCAATCCCTCATGTCATTGAAGTCACACGTCAATCTGATGAATGGTGTGTACAAATTGATGATAAACAGTATACCTCTACTATCTTCGACGCTTTAAAACCAAATCATCAAATTGAAAAATTTATGATTTGTGAACCATCACTACATGAAATTTTTATTGAAAAGGTGGGACAAGCTTATGAAGAGTAAATTTTGGAATTATGTACTGTATAACTATTTTCGAAAAATAAAA of the Turicibacter sp. TJ11 genome contains:
- a CDS encoding ABC transporter ATP-binding protein, with translation MLVLKNVNKIFHDTHAVMDLNLSLKKGEIYGLLGANGAGKTTTFRMILGLYEQTSGEISWDNHPLNESINDLIGYLPEERALLQKLTVKTQVSYLAMLKGMSEDQIEKELDYWLEKFEISHYKNKKIKELSKGNQQKIQFICAIIHNPELIILDEPFTGLDPINLEMMKEEIINFKNQGKTIIFSSHRMEHIETLCDRVTILRKGKTVLQGHLKEIKQRYNARKILIQGQLDYDFLKSIPHVIEVTRQSDEWCVQIDDKQYTSTIFDALKPNHQIEKFMICEPSLHEIFIEKVGQAYEE